TTGTTGGCAATCCTAAAGTCAGGAGACATGGATAATGCTTTCCTTGCTGCAAGAGCCTTGAGTCAGCTAAAAGATAAGGAAAAAGCTTTGGATGAAGTTCTGGAGGTCATTCACGACAAGAAAAACCAACATCAAAACGGTGGACTGGTGCAAATGCTTGGAGATTTTGATCTCTCCGAAAAATTTGTAGATATCTTCAGGATTTTTCTCTTCGGTAATTTTAAAGCCTCTCTATTTGCCAAGGAGTACCTTGACACCGTAGAATTTGAAATAAGCCCGAGGGTCTTAAAAAAAGCAGAAAAACATTGGAAGCACTATTTGAACAATTCCAACCCCGATGACGAGGAAGTGAAAGCAAAGAGAGTTGATGCTGAGGAGATTATTAAAGAGATAAGAGAATTACTAACAGATTAAAAAATAACTTAATTTGGGTTTTCCCTGTTTAATATAGTATATGGAATTCAAAGACGTCATTTTGCTCCATGAGGATTTTCTAGCCGATTTCGGATTCAGGCTTGACAATAGATCATTACATTATGTCAAGGAAATCCCTCTTGGAAAGCAAATGGTATTTTTCCATCATACGCAGCATCAAGGTGGGTCCTATCTCGAATACCATCTCGGGATCAGGATTGATCAAGTAGAAAATATTGTCCACCGTTTTTTACCTTCTTTGGGTGATTACAAGGAAAGAAGCATAACCTTGGTGGAAACCATGGACCGAATAGATGAAAACATGCCCCGGCGCTTTTTGGTAGAAAACGATCTTGAAATCAATGAAGTAATTAGAGAGGTGGAAAGCTTTCTAGTTAAAAAAGGTTTTCGGTTCCTTGATAAAATCTCATCAGGGCAGGCATTAGAACAGTATTTTAATGCTGACCCCAAAACACCGATTGCAACGCAGAATTTCACCTACAGATCCGCCAGAGGAATCACGCTGACCAAGCTTTTTAATCCAAAAAATTACGAAAAGAACAAAAAGATTTATTTGAACATGCTGAACGAAAAACAGGTAACTCCGTTCACCCTTGCCTGTTTTATCAACTTACTGGATTATTTGGAAAACCTCTGATCCGGGCTATTCTTTTCTTTTTACACCCCTTACTGCTTCAGCCTTAAATGGGTCCTCCGGCCAATAATGCTTTGGGTATCTTCTTTTTAGTTCCTTCTTCACTTCATGATAGGCTTTTTCCCAAAAACTCCTTAGGTCAGAAGTGACTTGTACAGGTTTGAAGCCTGGAGAAAGCAGATGCAAAAGAAGAGGTGTTTTTCCAGCATTGATTTTTGGGGTTTCCAACAATCCAAAAACCTCCTGTAATCTTACTGCCAAAACCGGGACATCACCATCAGACCGGTATTGGATTTTAATTTGACTTCCACTGGGAACATTAATTTTTTCCGGAGCAAGGCTTTCTAATGTTTCCTGAAGGGAAAAATCCAGACTATGAAGTAAAATTGAACTTAGGTCAAGTTTCTTGAAATCCTCATTCTTTTTGATATCCACGAGGTAGGGAAGGAGCCATTCCTCTGGATTTTGGATTAAATGATCAATGCTCCATTCCGGCCAAGAAGCATCCTTATTCCAGATCCTTAAAGAAGTAACCCTGTAAATCAACTGGAGCACAGACTCGGAAAAATCAAGCAGTTTCAATCCCTCTGTTTTAACTGCTTTTAAAAGTGCATCATTTTTTTCTTTCAAAGTCAGATCAGTTAATGGTTCTGACCTCAGTATGATACCACCTATTGTGAGGTTTTTTTGGGCAAAAAGACCTCCTTTTTTTGTATCCCAAACCACTTGCCTTTTTTCTTTCACCTTATTTGCCAAATCCTTTGGATTCAAGGGGGAGGCCAGAAAAATTTTGCCAAGGTCTTCCCGAGCATCAATATGGGACACAGCTAACCATGGTTCATGGGCAAGGCCATCCTTGTGATCCATGATGGCCAGCTTCCCATTGGATAACTGAAATCTGGCATTATTTCCTGGGCGGGCATGGGCAATTCTTTCCGGATAGGCATAGGCTATCAATAAACCTGTTTCAAATGGATCTACAACAGCATTATCCGCTTCAATTTGAAATAGCTTACGGTATTG
This Cecembia calidifontis DNA region includes the following protein-coding sequences:
- a CDS encoding HEAT repeat domain-containing protein encodes the protein MSKDIQGLIHKMCDKDEAEAYVYADALANIGTEEVLNELLAILKSGDMDNAFLAARALSQLKDKEKALDEVLEVIHDKKNQHQNGGLVQMLGDFDLSEKFVDIFRIFLFGNFKASLFAKEYLDTVEFEISPRVLKKAEKHWKHYLNNSNPDDEEVKAKRVDAEEIIKEIRELLTD